In Roseisolibacter agri, one genomic interval encodes:
- a CDS encoding selenium-binding protein SBP56-related protein, with translation MARLLPDPTFYPSPGMAAEAPAESLAYVALLTQGTNGKKDALGVVDADPASPEYGRLVGRLDLPHGGNELHHFGWNACSSHLCAFAPNPHVERRYLVLPGTNSSRIHVVDTAPDPRAPRLVKVIEGEEVMRKTGYAAPHTVHCGPDGIYMNALGAPDGDGPGGIFVLDHETFEVKGRWERERGPQYLSYDFWWHLGHDVMITSEWGTPNMVKDGVNPELLLAGKYGNALHVWDLKHRTHLQKLELGAEQQMVLELRPAHDPRRAYGFVGVVMSLADLSSSIWMWFRDEVTGRWDVRKVITIPAEPADPADLPPLLQGFKAVPPLVTDINLSLDDRFLYVSCWGTGELRQYDVSDPTEPRLTGTLRIGGIVNRTPHPRADGRALNGGPQMVEVSRDGRRVYLTNGLYSPWDAQFYPDGIRGWMAKIDADPNGGIAFDRDFLVEFEDGLRPHQVRLQGGDASSDSFCYAE, from the coding sequence ATGGCTCGACTGCTCCCGGATCCCACGTTCTACCCGTCCCCCGGCATGGCCGCCGAGGCGCCGGCGGAGTCGCTGGCCTACGTCGCGCTGCTGACGCAGGGCACCAACGGGAAGAAGGACGCGCTCGGCGTCGTCGACGCGGATCCGGCGTCGCCCGAGTACGGCCGGCTCGTCGGGCGGCTCGACCTGCCGCACGGCGGCAACGAGCTGCACCACTTCGGCTGGAACGCGTGCAGCTCGCACCTGTGCGCCTTCGCGCCCAACCCGCACGTCGAGCGGCGCTACCTCGTGCTGCCGGGCACCAACAGCTCGCGCATCCACGTCGTCGACACCGCGCCCGACCCGCGCGCGCCGCGGCTCGTGAAGGTGATCGAGGGCGAGGAGGTGATGCGGAAGACGGGCTACGCCGCGCCGCACACCGTGCACTGCGGGCCCGACGGCATCTACATGAACGCGCTCGGCGCGCCCGACGGCGACGGCCCGGGCGGCATCTTCGTGCTCGACCACGAGACGTTCGAGGTGAAGGGGCGCTGGGAGCGCGAGCGCGGGCCGCAGTACCTGTCGTACGACTTCTGGTGGCACCTCGGGCACGACGTCATGATCACCAGCGAGTGGGGCACGCCCAACATGGTGAAGGACGGCGTGAACCCCGAGCTGCTGCTCGCCGGGAAGTACGGCAACGCGCTGCACGTGTGGGACCTCAAGCACCGCACGCACCTGCAGAAGCTGGAGCTGGGCGCCGAGCAGCAGATGGTGCTGGAGCTGCGGCCGGCGCACGATCCGCGGCGCGCCTACGGCTTCGTCGGCGTGGTCATGAGCCTCGCGGACCTCTCCAGCTCCATCTGGATGTGGTTCCGCGACGAGGTCACCGGCCGCTGGGACGTGCGCAAGGTGATCACGATCCCGGCCGAGCCGGCGGATCCCGCGGACCTGCCGCCGCTGCTGCAGGGGTTCAAGGCGGTGCCGCCGCTCGTCACCGACATCAACCTCTCGCTCGACGACCGCTTCCTCTACGTGAGCTGCTGGGGCACCGGTGAGCTGCGGCAGTACGACGTCAGCGATCCCACCGAGCCGCGGCTCACCGGCACGCTGCGCATCGGCGGCATCGTCAACCGCACGCCGCATCCGCGGGCCGACGGGCGCGCGCTCAACGGCGGGCCGCAGATGGTCGAGGTGAGCCGCGACGGACGCCGCGTGTACCTGACGAACGGGCTCTACTCGCCGTGGGACGCGCAGTTCTATCCCGACGGCATCCGTGGCTGGATGGCGAAGATCGACGCCGATCCAAACGGCGGCATCGCGTTCGACCGCGACTTCCTCGTCGAGTTCGAGGACGGATTGCGGCCGCACCAGGTCCGCCTGCAGGGGGGCGACGCGTCCTCGGACTCGTTCTGCTACGCGGAGTAG
- a CDS encoding alpha/beta fold hydrolase: MRLLSGLLLSLVALTPAAAQRTEGDHVIRDFRFASGETLPELRIHYTTLGRPRRGADGVVRNAVLLLHGTTGTGTGLVAPMSPLFAPGAPLDTTAHYVVLPDGIGHGRSSKPSDGLRMRFPKYTYDDMVDAQRRLLVDGLGVGHLRLVMGTSMGCMHAWVWGTRHAGFADALVPLACAPAPIAGRNRMIRRLIVDDITSDPEWRAGDYAQPPVRGLRAAMGVLFVMTSAPLVQHRQAPTRAQADSAILVYLDRQARAQDANDVIYAFEASRDYDPSPLLAKVTVPVLAINSADDFVNPPELGLMERLMPAVPRGEYVLIPTSERTRGHGTHSQPAVWGERLAAFLRALPPITR, encoded by the coding sequence ATGCGACTCCTCTCCGGCCTCCTGCTGTCCCTCGTCGCCCTGACGCCCGCCGCCGCGCAGCGCACTGAGGGCGACCACGTCATCCGCGACTTCCGCTTCGCCAGCGGCGAGACGCTCCCCGAGCTCCGCATCCACTACACGACGCTCGGCCGCCCGCGGCGCGGCGCCGACGGCGTCGTGCGCAACGCGGTGCTCCTGCTGCATGGCACGACCGGCACGGGCACGGGACTCGTGGCGCCGATGTCGCCGCTGTTCGCGCCGGGCGCGCCGCTCGACACCACGGCGCACTACGTCGTGCTGCCCGACGGCATCGGCCACGGCCGGTCGAGCAAGCCGAGCGACGGGCTGCGCATGCGGTTCCCGAAGTACACGTACGACGACATGGTGGACGCGCAGCGCCGCCTGCTGGTCGACGGCCTTGGCGTCGGGCACCTGCGACTCGTGATGGGGACGTCGATGGGGTGCATGCACGCGTGGGTGTGGGGCACGCGGCACGCGGGCTTCGCCGACGCGCTCGTGCCGCTGGCGTGCGCGCCCGCGCCCATCGCGGGGCGCAACCGCATGATCCGGAGGCTGATCGTCGACGACATCACGAGCGACCCGGAGTGGCGGGCCGGCGACTACGCGCAGCCGCCCGTGCGCGGGCTGCGCGCGGCGATGGGCGTGCTGTTCGTGATGACGTCCGCGCCGCTCGTGCAGCACCGCCAGGCGCCCACGCGTGCGCAGGCCGACTCGGCGATCCTCGTCTATCTCGACCGGCAGGCGCGCGCGCAGGACGCGAACGACGTGATCTACGCGTTCGAGGCGTCGCGCGACTACGACCCGTCGCCGCTCCTCGCGAAGGTCACCGTGCCGGTGCTCGCCATCAACTCGGCCGACGACTTCGTGAACCCGCCGGAGCTGGGGCTGATGGAGCGCCTGATGCCGGCCGTGCCGCGCGGCGAGTACGTGCTGATCCCGACCAGCGAGCGCACGCGCGGCCACGGCACGCACTCGCAGCCGGCGGTGTGGGGCGAGCGGCTGGCGGCCTTCCTGCGCGCGCTGCCGCCGATCACGCGCTGA
- a CDS encoding metallophosphoesterase family protein codes for MQHALALACITVGASCRPRIPPALGAEPLGDVQTTVLLIGDAGDPGRHARAGAEPVLRALARAASERADRTTVVFLGDNVYDDGVPPEEGSPGHARAESILRRQLTAEDGIPPVVRRIFVPGNHDWNDHGRRRDPRGADRVRAQRDVLRRLDGSGAATLSPPASCPGPEVHDVGPRLRLVALDSEWWLQPGGGAGACTESGVPHDSASSVDALRAATATAGDRHVVVVAHHPLLTGGEHGGHCTRWLSLCSIKRLFSGGNWQDTPSRANARMRQAITAALRDRPALLYAAGHDHTLQVLRGTGGSAPAARYLAVSGAGIYGNQSQVKCLDESLAAIRAPGFMRLDVRADGSARLTVLTVDRDGNATERARVWLTRDDSSTTPCGR; via the coding sequence GTGCAGCACGCGCTCGCCCTCGCGTGCATCACGGTGGGCGCATCGTGTCGTCCCCGGATCCCGCCCGCGCTCGGAGCGGAGCCGCTCGGCGACGTGCAGACGACCGTGCTGCTCATCGGCGATGCCGGCGATCCGGGACGCCATGCCCGTGCCGGCGCGGAGCCCGTGCTGCGGGCGCTGGCGCGCGCGGCGAGCGAGCGCGCCGACCGCACCACCGTCGTCTTCCTCGGCGACAACGTCTACGACGACGGCGTGCCGCCCGAGGAAGGATCGCCCGGGCATGCGCGTGCCGAGTCGATCCTGCGCCGCCAGCTCACCGCGGAGGACGGCATCCCGCCGGTGGTGCGCCGCATCTTCGTGCCGGGCAACCATGACTGGAACGACCACGGGAGGCGTCGGGACCCGCGCGGCGCGGACCGCGTGCGCGCGCAGCGCGACGTGCTGCGCCGGCTCGACGGCTCCGGCGCGGCGACGCTGTCGCCGCCGGCATCGTGTCCGGGTCCGGAAGTCCACGACGTCGGGCCGCGGCTGCGGCTGGTCGCGCTCGATTCCGAATGGTGGCTGCAGCCGGGTGGCGGCGCGGGCGCCTGCACCGAATCGGGCGTGCCGCACGACTCGGCGTCGTCGGTGGACGCGCTGCGCGCGGCGACGGCGACGGCCGGGGACCGTCATGTCGTCGTCGTCGCCCACCATCCCCTCCTCACCGGGGGCGAGCACGGCGGGCACTGCACGCGGTGGCTGTCGCTCTGCTCGATCAAGCGTCTGTTCAGCGGCGGCAACTGGCAGGACACGCCCAGCCGCGCCAACGCGCGCATGCGTCAGGCGATCACCGCGGCGCTGCGCGATCGCCCGGCGCTCCTGTACGCCGCGGGCCACGACCACACGCTCCAGGTGCTGCGCGGCACCGGCGGCTCGGCGCCGGCGGCGCGCTACCTCGCCGTGAGCGGGGCCGGCATCTACGGCAACCAGTCGCAGGTGAAGTGCCTCGACGAGAGCCTCGCCGCGATCCGCGCACCGGGCTTCATGCGGCTCGACGTGCGCGCGGACGGCTCGGCGCGGCTGACGGTGCTCACCGTCGATCGCGATGGCAACGCCACGGAGCGCGCGCGCGTGTGGCTGACGCGCGACGACTCGTCGACGACGCCGTGCGGGCGATGA
- a CDS encoding CHAT domain-containing protein produces MRRIAPLAAVVVLASACGVPADASARAYPLSTQASRLLASDRPFAARLAGSAAWVPCRVVDSSVPRLGIACANVRRHATVADVAALAGRIRAARSPSDADVAYADVAYAGAIVDLAFAAERPELLDRVIDQLTDVITQDARHAAPLNDRAVAYLARAGAHGDAVDVFAALDDVERAARLDTTSAVIAFNRALVLQRVGLYGEAAATWHAFLATDPPVDWAREARGHLDALQDRPRASRDVARSDPQGARELVLDSLLPSWGSATLARDSTRTARTLDAAMGIGEALAAGTGDSSVVHLARECVRTGEAARTLAAAVADLARGADAFRAAAYGRASPALETAARRARAADAPSLTGWADVLLAAVELYRGDYAAAEARYARVERTARARGELALTARALWGQALSLARRGRSGEAAERYAAADAIFWRIGELSNHGAMQSQLGDVLFLVGRDEAALHAKARALAALHVRRDARVRHGPLLALGRQLSERGLTGASIAVLREAVRSADDTGRPMDRPDALVRLSSAEAVAGQADQAHAHLAAARAALPGVDDALMRSRLAMEAASAEAAVLADRAPAAAIARLREVDDYYRRQGIVIGRAPALTRSARLRLRLADTAAAERDLDTAIVALEAQTTVAGDPTAARDLAAARREVYRELVGIRVARHDTLAAYRLAARARGWGALSQAPAAETPRIEYTTLRHELLVWIAAGARRRLVRVPVGAEQLRARIDRFEALIRRDADSVAVATEARALFDLLLAPAWPDARRAGALVLVADGALGRLPFAGLVDAAGRHVVESVALRFASVPAASPEPRPHHAERARAAVIVGDPAFEGALFRELEPLREAAREASALAAAFARPTVLTADAATKTAVTRALRRATIFHFAGHARLVERVPALSHLVLARQPGGFDANALTAAEIARLDLRRLQLVVLASCGTTQARSRRDDHEDGLADAFLQAGAGGVVGSLWEADDAGTAVLMRALHEELASGADAAEALRRAQVRMLGGGAGMRSPRLWSAFRYEAR; encoded by the coding sequence GTGCGCCGGATCGCGCCGCTGGCCGCCGTCGTCGTGCTGGCGTCGGCATGCGGCGTCCCGGCCGACGCGTCCGCCCGCGCGTACCCGCTCTCGACGCAGGCGTCACGTCTCCTCGCCAGCGACCGCCCGTTCGCGGCACGCCTGGCGGGGTCCGCCGCGTGGGTGCCGTGCCGCGTGGTCGACTCGTCGGTGCCTCGACTGGGCATCGCGTGCGCGAACGTGCGCCGGCACGCGACGGTGGCCGACGTCGCGGCGCTGGCCGGCCGCATCCGGGCAGCACGGTCGCCCTCCGACGCGGACGTGGCGTACGCCGACGTGGCGTACGCCGGCGCGATCGTCGACCTCGCGTTCGCGGCGGAGCGACCGGAGCTGCTGGACCGCGTGATCGATCAGCTGACCGACGTGATCACGCAGGACGCCCGCCACGCGGCGCCGCTGAACGACCGGGCGGTCGCGTACCTCGCGCGTGCCGGCGCGCACGGCGACGCGGTCGACGTCTTCGCCGCGCTCGACGACGTCGAGCGCGCCGCACGGCTCGATACCACGTCGGCCGTGATCGCATTCAATCGCGCGCTGGTCCTGCAGCGCGTCGGGCTGTACGGCGAGGCGGCGGCGACCTGGCACGCGTTCCTCGCGACCGATCCACCCGTCGACTGGGCGCGCGAGGCGCGCGGCCACCTCGACGCGCTGCAGGACCGCCCGCGCGCGTCGCGCGACGTCGCGCGCTCGGACCCGCAGGGCGCGCGCGAGCTCGTGCTCGACTCACTGCTCCCGTCATGGGGCAGCGCCACGCTCGCGCGCGACAGCACGCGGACGGCGCGCACGCTGGACGCGGCGATGGGGATCGGCGAGGCACTGGCCGCCGGCACGGGCGACTCGTCGGTCGTGCACCTGGCACGCGAGTGCGTGCGGACGGGCGAGGCGGCACGCACGCTGGCGGCCGCCGTCGCGGACCTCGCCCGCGGTGCCGACGCGTTCCGCGCGGCGGCGTACGGCCGGGCGTCCCCCGCGCTCGAGACGGCGGCTCGGCGCGCGCGAGCCGCGGACGCGCCGTCGCTCACCGGCTGGGCCGACGTCCTCCTCGCGGCCGTCGAGCTCTATCGCGGCGACTACGCGGCCGCGGAGGCGCGCTATGCACGGGTGGAGCGCACCGCGCGCGCACGGGGCGAGCTGGCGCTCACGGCGCGCGCGCTCTGGGGACAGGCCCTCTCGCTCGCGCGGCGCGGACGGAGCGGCGAGGCGGCCGAACGCTACGCGGCGGCGGACGCGATCTTCTGGCGCATCGGCGAGCTGTCGAACCACGGCGCGATGCAGTCGCAGCTCGGCGACGTCCTCTTTCTCGTCGGGCGCGACGAGGCAGCGCTGCACGCGAAGGCGCGTGCGCTCGCCGCGCTCCATGTGCGGCGCGACGCGCGCGTCCGCCATGGTCCGCTGCTCGCCCTCGGCCGGCAGCTGTCGGAGCGCGGCCTCACCGGGGCCAGCATCGCGGTGCTGCGCGAGGCGGTTCGATCCGCGGACGACACGGGGCGCCCGATGGATCGTCCGGACGCCCTCGTGCGGCTGAGCAGCGCGGAGGCCGTCGCCGGCCAGGCGGATCAGGCGCACGCGCACCTCGCGGCCGCGCGCGCGGCGCTGCCGGGCGTCGACGACGCGCTGATGCGCAGTCGGCTCGCGATGGAGGCCGCCTCGGCGGAGGCGGCGGTGCTGGCCGACCGGGCGCCCGCCGCCGCCATCGCACGGCTGCGCGAGGTCGACGACTACTACCGCCGGCAGGGGATCGTGATCGGCCGCGCGCCGGCGCTGACGCGCAGCGCGCGGCTCCGGCTGCGGCTCGCCGACACCGCGGCGGCCGAGCGTGACCTGGACACCGCGATCGTGGCCCTCGAGGCGCAGACGACCGTCGCCGGCGATCCGACGGCGGCCCGCGATCTGGCGGCGGCGCGGCGCGAGGTCTACCGCGAGCTCGTGGGCATCCGCGTCGCGCGCCACGACACGCTCGCGGCCTACCGGCTCGCCGCGCGCGCGCGCGGGTGGGGAGCGCTGTCCCAGGCGCCGGCCGCGGAGACGCCGCGCATCGAGTACACCACGCTGCGCCACGAGCTGCTCGTGTGGATCGCCGCCGGTGCGCGGCGTCGCCTGGTCCGCGTGCCCGTGGGTGCGGAGCAGCTGCGCGCGCGCATCGATCGCTTCGAGGCGCTGATCCGGCGCGACGCGGATTCCGTCGCGGTGGCCACCGAAGCGCGCGCGCTGTTCGACCTCCTGCTCGCGCCGGCGTGGCCCGACGCACGGCGCGCGGGCGCCTTGGTGCTCGTCGCGGACGGCGCGCTCGGGCGGCTGCCATTCGCCGGGCTGGTGGACGCGGCGGGTCGGCACGTCGTCGAGTCGGTCGCGCTGCGCTTCGCCTCCGTGCCCGCCGCGTCGCCGGAGCCGCGGCCGCACCACGCGGAGCGCGCACGCGCGGCCGTGATCGTCGGCGACCCGGCGTTCGAGGGCGCGCTGTTCCGCGAGCTCGAGCCGCTGCGCGAGGCCGCGCGCGAGGCGTCCGCGCTCGCCGCGGCGTTCGCACGGCCGACGGTGCTCACGGCGGACGCGGCGACGAAGACGGCCGTGACGCGTGCCCTGCGCCGTGCGACGATCTTCCACTTCGCCGGGCATGCGCGGCTCGTGGAGCGCGTGCCTGCGCTCTCGCACCTCGTGCTGGCCCGGCAGCCCGGCGGCTTCGACGCGAACGCGCTGACGGCCGCCGAGATCGCGCGGCTCGACCTCCGGCGGCTGCAGCTGGTCGTCCTCGCGTCGTGCGGCACGACGCAGGCGCGCTCGCGCCGCGACGACCACGAGGACGGGCTGGCGGATGCGTTCCTGCAGGCGGGCGCCGGCGGGGTGGTCGGCAGCCTGTGGGAGGCCGATGACGCGGGCACGGCCGTGCTGATGCGGGCCCTGCACGAGGAGCTGGCGTCCGGTGCGGACGCCGCGGAGGCGCTGCGCCGTGCGCAGGTGCGCATGCTGGGCGGCGGGGCCGGGATGCGGTCACCGCGCCTGTGGAGCGCCTTCCGGTACGAGGCGCGGTGA
- a CDS encoding AfsR/SARP family transcriptional regulator, with translation MLELRLLGTTDLRGVDPAAADALLSQSKCVALLAYLALERPGTLHRRDRLVGLLWPELDQEHARAALRKAVHAVRRTLGPDALAARGDEEIGLAEGALWCDALAFEEAVERHAYEQALDLYRRDLLPGFYVPEAGEFEDWLERTRTALRDRAAAAAWSIAARSEEAGHHTVSTRYARQAVMLAPTDERMLRRVMQLLDRLGDRAGAVYVYEDFARRLKREYGAEPSAETRALRGSGRPASPAR, from the coding sequence ATGCTCGAACTCCGCCTGCTCGGCACGACCGACCTGCGTGGCGTCGACCCGGCCGCCGCGGACGCGCTCCTCTCCCAGTCCAAGTGCGTGGCGCTGCTGGCCTACCTCGCGCTGGAGCGCCCGGGCACCCTGCACCGGCGCGACCGGCTGGTCGGGCTGCTCTGGCCGGAGCTGGACCAGGAGCACGCCCGGGCCGCCCTCCGCAAGGCCGTGCACGCGGTGCGGCGCACGCTGGGCCCCGACGCGCTGGCCGCGCGCGGCGACGAGGAGATCGGACTCGCGGAGGGCGCGCTCTGGTGCGACGCGCTCGCGTTCGAGGAGGCCGTCGAGCGCCACGCGTACGAGCAGGCGCTCGACCTCTATCGCCGCGACCTGCTGCCGGGCTTCTACGTCCCCGAGGCGGGCGAGTTCGAGGACTGGCTGGAGCGCACGCGCACCGCGCTGCGCGACCGCGCCGCGGCCGCCGCGTGGAGCATCGCCGCGCGCTCGGAGGAGGCGGGCCACCACACGGTCTCGACGCGCTACGCGCGACAGGCCGTCATGCTCGCGCCCACCGACGAGCGGATGCTGCGCCGCGTGATGCAGCTGCTCGACCGGCTGGGCGACCGCGCCGGCGCTGTGTACGTCTACGAGGACTTCGCGCGGCGGCTGAAGCGCGAGTACGGCGCCGAGCCGTCGGCCGAGACGCGGGCGCTGCGCGGAAGCGGGCGGCCGGCGTCCCCCGCGCGCTGA
- a CDS encoding DUF294 nucleotidyltransferase-like domain-containing protein, whose protein sequence is MSNLLLQPGVTGAQLQRGWTQRVEAIVQQMFVDAFAGNEPCRYAFCIAGSGARHEASPFSDLDCFLLLEDDSAANVTFFRNASKQVSDLLLALDYGSGLRFCNLMSPLGCPGDPTAPELMRTPHNMADVVEWPDARANAHVKGGLQENRFLFGTQQLHTDFVTDLNNVVNKTCFTFSSRVTITRGKQMGLDTIRKLLADREYAPPQKTDQWFHVKNQFYRPPQFIAKGLAWFYGVPDVNTVQQLDALVLGNHMSRSVANNFKPILDVMARLRFKLHLDREGEKDFVYVAAATRDAEIARINGLVTTTKEERDLRTRLQQGTLLTAQERADLVAVIPNLHYIMRLAAEFLREKEKVLGKRNNPFLA, encoded by the coding sequence ATGTCGAACCTGCTGCTGCAGCCCGGCGTCACGGGCGCGCAGCTCCAGCGGGGGTGGACGCAGCGCGTCGAGGCGATCGTGCAGCAGATGTTCGTGGACGCGTTCGCGGGCAACGAGCCCTGTCGCTACGCGTTCTGCATCGCCGGCTCGGGCGCACGCCACGAGGCCTCGCCCTTCTCGGACCTCGACTGCTTCCTCCTCCTCGAGGACGACAGCGCCGCCAACGTCACCTTCTTCCGCAACGCGTCGAAGCAGGTCAGCGACCTGCTGCTCGCGCTCGACTATGGCAGCGGCCTCCGGTTCTGCAACCTGATGTCGCCGCTCGGCTGCCCCGGCGACCCGACCGCGCCGGAGCTGATGCGGACGCCGCACAACATGGCCGACGTCGTGGAGTGGCCGGACGCGCGCGCGAACGCGCACGTGAAGGGCGGGCTGCAGGAGAACCGCTTCCTCTTCGGCACCCAGCAGCTGCACACCGACTTCGTGACCGACCTGAACAACGTCGTGAACAAGACGTGCTTCACCTTCTCGTCGCGCGTGACGATCACGCGCGGGAAGCAGATGGGGCTCGACACCATCCGGAAGCTGCTGGCGGACCGCGAGTACGCGCCGCCGCAGAAGACGGATCAGTGGTTCCACGTGAAGAACCAGTTCTACCGCCCCCCGCAGTTCATCGCCAAGGGGCTCGCGTGGTTCTACGGCGTCCCGGACGTGAACACCGTGCAGCAGCTCGACGCGCTGGTCCTCGGCAACCACATGAGCCGGTCGGTGGCCAACAACTTCAAGCCGATCCTCGACGTCATGGCGCGGCTGCGCTTCAAGCTGCACCTCGACCGCGAGGGGGAGAAGGACTTCGTCTACGTGGCGGCCGCGACGCGCGACGCGGAGATCGCCCGCATCAACGGGCTCGTGACGACCACCAAGGAGGAGCGCGACCTGCGGACGCGGCTGCAGCAGGGCACGCTGCTCACGGCGCAGGAGCGCGCCGACCTCGTCGCGGTGATCCCGAACCTGCACTACATCATGCGGCTCGCGGCGGAGTTCCTGAGGGAGAAGGAGAAGGTGCTGGGCAAGCGCAACAACCCCTTCCTGGCCTGA
- a CDS encoding alpha/beta fold hydrolase, translated as MPTTRCDPMATTPTDGVVYACGAYELDTRLHELRRGSEPQHVEPQVFDVLAHLFARRDRVVPKEELLDAVWGHRYVAPTTLNSRIKAARQALGDDGTAQRVIRTVHGLGFRVVADVVERTAAATGGPATLEQHIRFATATDGVRIAHATSGTGPPLVKPANWLTHLEHDWESPVWQHWLRELSRDHTLVRYDERGCGLSDRDVADLSFDAWVHDLETVVDALGLERFPLLALSQGCAVAIAYAARHPERVSRLVLYGGYVQGALTRARTAEEREEAELVMRQMPLGWGRDNPAFRLFFAARFLPEGTPEQLRWFSDLQRITTTPEIAVRLRSTASTIDVSELAPLVRAPTLVLHATGDAVIPFDQGRLLAALVPGARFISLESRNHVLLETEPAWARFTDEVRRFLAADDDRAAVTSRSPRPPRRSAPPTRSRSG; from the coding sequence GTGCCCACCACCCGCTGCGACCCGATGGCGACGACACCGACCGACGGCGTGGTCTACGCCTGCGGCGCGTACGAGCTGGACACGCGCCTGCATGAGCTGCGGCGCGGCAGCGAGCCGCAGCACGTCGAGCCACAGGTGTTCGACGTGCTCGCGCACCTGTTCGCGCGGCGCGACCGCGTGGTGCCCAAGGAGGAGCTGCTCGACGCGGTCTGGGGCCACCGCTACGTCGCCCCGACAACGCTCAACAGCCGCATCAAGGCGGCGCGCCAGGCGCTCGGCGACGACGGCACAGCACAGCGCGTGATCCGCACCGTGCACGGGCTCGGGTTCCGCGTCGTCGCCGACGTCGTCGAGCGGACGGCCGCGGCGACGGGCGGTCCGGCGACGCTGGAGCAGCACATCCGCTTCGCCACCGCCACGGACGGCGTGCGCATCGCCCACGCGACGAGCGGCACGGGCCCGCCGCTGGTGAAGCCCGCGAACTGGCTGACGCACCTCGAGCACGACTGGGAGAGCCCGGTGTGGCAGCACTGGCTGCGCGAGCTGTCGCGCGACCACACGCTGGTGCGCTACGACGAGCGTGGATGCGGGCTCTCCGACCGCGACGTCGCCGACCTGTCGTTCGACGCGTGGGTGCACGACCTCGAGACGGTCGTCGACGCGCTGGGGCTGGAGCGCTTCCCGCTGCTCGCGCTCTCGCAGGGGTGCGCGGTGGCCATCGCGTACGCGGCGCGTCACCCGGAGCGGGTGTCGCGGCTCGTGCTCTACGGCGGCTACGTGCAGGGCGCCCTCACGCGCGCGCGCACGGCCGAGGAGCGCGAGGAGGCGGAGCTGGTGATGCGCCAGATGCCGCTCGGCTGGGGCCGCGACAACCCGGCGTTCCGCCTCTTCTTCGCGGCGCGCTTCCTCCCCGAGGGCACGCCCGAGCAGCTGCGGTGGTTCAGCGACCTCCAGCGCATCACGACCACGCCCGAGATCGCGGTGCGCCTGCGGTCGACGGCGTCGACGATCGACGTGTCCGAGCTGGCGCCCCTCGTGCGGGCGCCGACGCTCGTGCTGCACGCGACCGGCGACGCCGTCATCCCGTTCGACCAGGGGCGTCTGCTCGCGGCGCTCGTGCCGGGTGCGCGGTTCATCTCGCTGGAGAGCCGCAACCACGTGCTGCTGGAGACCGAGCCCGCGTGGGCGCGCTTCACCGACGAGGTGCGCCGCTTCCTGGCCGCCGACGACGATCGCGCGGCCGTCACATCGCGATCGCCGCGACCGCCGCGACGATCAGCGCCGCCGACCAGATCGCGTTCAGGTTGA